From the genome of Deferrivibrio essentukiensis:
TTTTTGTCTGCTGACCTGTACTCTGACCTAAGTCTTGAAAAAGGTAATCTTATTGTAATCCCAAGGGCAAATTTCAAATCGATTATTTTATTTAAGCGCTCCACAGAAGCTGACATGAATAGACGTTTTCATTTAGATGATATTCAGATAGAAATGGATAAAGTAGTCCAAGTAATCAAACAACTAATGAGTGAAGCAGATGTGTTTTTGAATCTTCACGATGGTTGGGGTTTTCATACTCCCACCCATATCAACTGGCTTAGAAGCCCTGAGAGATTTGGTCAATCTGTTATCGTAGATACGGGTAAGTTTACTTGTGATGATGGAACTGTAATCGACCTTGAAGGTATCGCCAAAAAAGCGCTTGAAGAAATCAATGAAAAAATTGGGGTAGAAGATTACTTTATGCAATATTTTAACACAAACACCGACGACCCGAATACGCCATACTCAGAAATGAAGAAAACAGCCACTTACTTTGCCCTAAAAAATCTTTGCTTACCATCTTTCGGCATAGAAACTTCCAAAAACTTACCTTCGGATGAAATGAAAATTCTGCACCACAATTACGCCGTAAATGCATTTATGAAGCTTTACGACATTATACCGGAGCAGCCACAAATAATTCTGGCAAGCCCTGAAATAAACTTTGTCATAATAAAGGTAAATGGTGAGCCAAAAATAGTTTCAAATAACTCAACTCTTTTACTTAAAAAGGGAAGTGTTGTGCAGGTAGCACATATAGATTCAAACTACAAAAGAGGGCTATCGTGTGATATTGAAGGGGTAAACGGACTAAACGACAAAAATATCCCATTTAAGATAACAGAAAATAAGACAATTGTTTTTAGAAAAGATAATCTCGAAATAGGGAAAATAAATCTTAAAATAGACGGTAAAATTGAAGATGAGCACGGAGTCTTTATAGTAAAAGTCAATAATCAAAAAAAAGCTGTGTTGCAAAATGATACTTTGGTTGTCAAAAAAGGGGACGTATTAAATATTATTAAATTTTTCAGTGAAAATATTAATTCTGAGCCAAAAATAAATTTTAAAGGATGGGTGCCTTCCGGTATCAACTACAATGATGGGGATGACAGAGGATACGATATTTTAATAGACGGTAATTTTATGGCAAAATACTCAAAATACGGCAATGGTTCAGTATTCCCAGTAATAGCCGGAGATAGCAACAATATCCTAGGACAATTTTACGTAAAGATTATTGAATAATTTTATACTCCCATAAACGTTTATAGTAAAAATTATTTTAAGTGTATTTGAAATAAAGTGCCAGGTAAATAATTTTTCAAGCAAAAAAATGTCTATCCTTTATTTTACTGAAAAGGATTCGGATTTATTACTACGGAAGATTGAGAGGACGTATTAGCACATCATACTTCAGCTCAGAAAGAAGGCTTTAGGTCTTTAAACAGACTTAATAAGGGTAATTCACCCGCCTTTTTATTTATACTTCTTACAAATCTCCATCCAAAATTATCGTGTGTTTCAGCTCCAATGAAATAGCAATTGTATCCCCAATATTAAAATTTTTATGACTTGGAAAAGTTGCTATCAAATAATCTCCTGATGTTATTTCTAATTTATAACTTATAACTGCACCTTTAAACTCTTTACTTATGACAATTGCTTTCATTGGAGCATCGGGTTGATAAAGTACATCTTCTGGTCTTATCAGTAAAACTGGATTTTTTATAGTGGAATCTGCCTTAATCACACCAAAAGGTGTCTGATATGTATTATTATTTAATGGAGTACACTGCAGAAATGTAGCTTCACCTGCAAATGTTGCTACAAATTTACTTACAGGCATATGATATACTTCATAAGGAGTTGCCCACTGGGCGATTTTTCCGTTATTCATCACTCCCACTTTATCAGCAAGAAGAAATGCCTCTTCTCTGCTATGTGTTACTATCAAAGCAGTAGTGCCATACTTTTTAATAATTTCTCTGACTTCACTTGATACCTTTGTTCTAAGATTTACATCAAGATTGGAAAAAGGTTCATCCATCAGCACTAATTCCGGGTCATGAAAAAGTGCTCTTGCTATAGCAAGTCTTTGTTGCTGCCCACCAGAAATTTCGTATGGATAGCGGTCAATAATATCATGTATTTCTAACATTCGACAAATGGACTCAATTTTACCTGGCTTAACTTTATTAGTTCCGAATATTATATTCTCCTTTACAGTCATGTGAGGAACTATGGCATAATCTTGGAACACAAACCCTATTCTTCTATCTTTTGGCTGGATATTTAGTGAATTTGAACTAACTGTTTTCCCTGAAATTTTAATTTCACCAAAATCTATATTTTCCAGTCCTGCAATACAACGAAGAGCAGTAGTTTTACCACACCCTGAAGGGCCTATCAAACAACCAACCTCCCCTTCATTAAGACCAAATGTAAGATTACTTAAGACCAATTTACTTCCAAAGCTTTTTTTAACGTTTTTAACTTCCAAAACCATTAATGCCTCCTCGGCTTGATTACCATAACTAGTATAGGTAAAATCCCTAATACCACTAAAATTAAAGAAGGTATTGCTGCACGTTCCCACTCCCCTTCAGCTGTAAGACCAAAAATACGGACTGCAAGCGTATCCCAACCTGCTGGTCGAGTCATCAAGGTAATAGGCATCTCTTTAGCAATATCTAAATAAGACATTATTGCTGCGCTAAAGAAACTTGCTTTGAGAGATGGAAAAATAACTTTTTTAAAAACATCTGAAGATGAAACATCCAATAAGCGCGCTTGCTCAAAAATTCCTGATTTTATTCTTGATAAGTTACCATAAAGTGTATTATATCCCAAAGATACATACCTTACAGTATAACCCAAAATTAATATAAACAAACCAGCCAGATTTGTTAGCAATTGTGAAACCTCCATTAAGTTAAGCATATCAAGTATATTATAAAATAATTTAGAAATTGGAGTATAAAACCCCACTGCCAATACTGAGCCGGGAATCGCATAGCCAGCTGTTGCAATCAATACAATAATCAAAGATATAGTGTTTTTGTGATTGCGATAATAGTATGCTAAAAAATAACCGAAAAATAATACCATAAACACACCAGCAAAACTTAGGAAAAGGGTATTTTTTATATAATTTATATAGTCAGTGCTAAGCTCAACACTAAACGCACTCCAACACCATAACACAAGCTGGGTAAATGGAAATATCAATGAAAAAAACAATATTAAAAATAAATAAAACAGTATACCATAAAGCTCTAACCCTAAAAGTTTTTTCCTCTGAAATGGTTTATCCACCCTTTCAACACTGTAAAATGCTTTTCTTTTATTGTATAATTTTTCAACCATCAAAAGCACAAATGCAAATAATACTAAAACTCCTGATAGCAAAACTGCATGCTCAAACTTAAAAAAACCATACCATGCCTTATATATAGCAGTTGTAAATGTATCATACCCCAAAATAGAAACAGCTCCAAAATCAGCCATTGTCTCCATTGCTACAAGTAGCATACTACCTGCTATCCAGGGTGAAGCCATAGGCAATATTAACTTAAATATTAAAAATCTTTTGTTAACGCCATGAATTTTAGATACTTCAAAAATGCGACTTCCTTGGGTTTCAAATGCATTTTTTACTATTATATAAACGTACGGATACAACGATAGAGATAAAATAAAAGCAACTCCAAGAGGCGTTCTAAAACCATCAAACCATACATACTTATTGAAAATGAGCTTGTACAAAGCCTGGATTAAGCCAGAACTATCAAATAGCCCTGTGTAAACAAATGCAAAAACATAAGCAGGTACGGCGAGCGGAAACATAAAAGCTACAGATACAAACTTTCGTAATGGGAACTCGTACATAGCAATAATCCATGCAACAGAAACTCCTAAAATAAAACTAAGCCCAGAAACCATAATGAGAAGAACAAAAGTGTTCTTCATTAACGTTAAAACCCGATAATCATGAAATACTTGAACTAACTCTGAAGAAGGAGTCTTAACATATTGAGATAAAATAAACCAAATCGGCACAATACATATGAATACAAGTAAAAAAGGCACCGACAGATTGCGCCCCGCAATCTGTCGACACCTATATATAATCCGTTTTACTGCTAAAGTCACACAACACCTAGGCTGTAATATTTATTTTTCATTTACTTATAACCTACTTTATCCATAAGACGAATTGCTACTCCTTGTAATTCACCCGCAAAACTTAGGTTAGTTTTATTTTGTTTAAATGAACCCCATGAGTTGAGCAATGAATTAAGAGGTACACCTTTCTTAACAGGATATTCAAAATTCATTTCAGCATACATCTGCTGAGCTTTATCACTTACTAACCATTCAAGGAGTTTTACAGCATTTTCTTTATTTTTAGCATATTTTGTTACACCGGCTCCTGAAATATTAACATGAACTCCATTCCCGTTTTGGTCAGCCCAGAAAAGTTTAACTTTAGAATTTGAACTCTTTTCCAAATATCTACCAAGATAATAGCTATTGATTATTCCTACATCACATTTACCCATCTCAATCGCCTCAATTACCTTAGTATCACTGGATAATGGTGCTGTAGCTAAATTATCTACCCATCCTAGCAATATCTCTTCAGTCTTATTGGCTCCCTGTTCAGCTATAAACATTGCTACCATTGACTGATTGTAAACCTTTTTAGAAGTTCTTAGGCAAAGGCCCCCTTTCCATTTTGGATTAGCCAAGTCAGCATAAGTAGATAATTCTGATGGTTTAACTTTATCAGAATTATATATGATTGTTCTAGCTCTAATTGTTAACCCAAACCACAAATTGTTTGTATCCCTTAAATGCTCAGGGATCGCTGATTCTAATGTTTTTGATTTTACTGGTTGTAAAAGATTTTCTTTTGCTGCCAACCACAAATTTCCTGCATCAACAGTCATAAGTACATCAGCCGGTGTACGACTCCCTTCTACCTTTAGTTTCTCAATAAGTGCTCCGTCTTTATCAGTAACATATCGCACTTTAATCCCTGTTTCTTTGGTAAACTCTTCAAAAAGTGGCTTTATTAAGTGCTCAGCACGTGAAGAGTAAACCATTAATTCTGAAGCAAAAGTATTAACGCCAAACGCTAAAAGCATACACAAGGTAAAAAATAAATTTCTCATTGTTAGTCCTCCTTAACTTTTTTTCATAGCCAGAAGGTATAGTTTAAGAAACAATATTTGTCAAGAATAAAGTTAGTGCACTCTAACAATTTTTCAAAATTTTAACAAACATAGTTCTTAATATATTCTGAAAACCAAAATGTAGGTAATTTTGTATCAAGTTGATTATCAATCAAAGAAAAAGTTTAATTAACTTTGATTACGCACTAAAAATATGGAGGCGGCGGGAATCGAACCCGCGTCCGAAAAGCCTTCTTCCCCAGGTACTACATGCTTATCCTGCGATTAAATTTCCCAAACCCAATGCCCGCAGGCCGGCTTAGGGCTTGGTGAGCCTTTTAAGTCTCACCGAATGCTTAAAGGCGTCACATCCGGCCAGCCTACTAAGTTGTCGCCCTCTGCAAGATCGTAGGCAAACCCTACAGGGACGTCGCCGTCAATTAAGCAGCGAGTGCTAATTCGTCGTTTGCAATTATTATTGTTCGGCTGTTTTACGAGGTACCGAACCTCGGCATGCACCTTAGAGCCTACAGCTCCCCGTCGAAACCTTGGCGCCCCCTTTACTACTGGGGATTCTAATATATATACCACATCTAATTTGTAAAGACTATTTTATTATAAATTTATTTTTAAAGTCTCGAGAAATTTCTTTCTTCAAATCTTTTTCTTTTATTGTATTCCTTTTATCGTGAGCCTGCTTCCCCTTTGCAAGGGCAATCTCTACTTTAACCAAATTCTTTTTCAAATATATTTTAAGAGGGATTATTGTTAAGCCTTTTTCTTGAGCCTTACCAATTAA
Proteins encoded in this window:
- a CDS encoding M99 family carboxypeptidase catalytic domain-containing protein; this encodes MKLAYFFILSFVLVFNLFGEVKRPFKEHKVYFEGTDYELNVYKIYGRKDGNTMLIMGGIQGDEPGGFLSADLYSDLSLEKGNLIVIPRANFKSIILFKRSTEADMNRRFHLDDIQIEMDKVVQVIKQLMSEADVFLNLHDGWGFHTPTHINWLRSPERFGQSVIVDTGKFTCDDGTVIDLEGIAKKALEEINEKIGVEDYFMQYFNTNTDDPNTPYSEMKKTATYFALKNLCLPSFGIETSKNLPSDEMKILHHNYAVNAFMKLYDIIPEQPQIILASPEINFVIIKVNGEPKIVSNNSTLLLKKGSVVQVAHIDSNYKRGLSCDIEGVNGLNDKNIPFKITENKTIVFRKDNLEIGKINLKIDGKIEDEHGVFIVKVNNQKKAVLQNDTLVVKKGDVLNIIKFFSENINSEPKINFKGWVPSGINYNDGDDRGYDILIDGNFMAKYSKYGNGSVFPVIAGDSNNILGQFYVKIIE
- a CDS encoding Fe(3+) ABC transporter substrate-binding protein, coding for MRNLFFTLCMLLAFGVNTFASELMVYSSRAEHLIKPLFEEFTKETGIKVRYVTDKDGALIEKLKVEGSRTPADVLMTVDAGNLWLAAKENLLQPVKSKTLESAIPEHLRDTNNLWFGLTIRARTIIYNSDKVKPSELSTYADLANPKWKGGLCLRTSKKVYNQSMVAMFIAEQGANKTEEILLGWVDNLATAPLSSDTKVIEAIEMGKCDVGIINSYYLGRYLEKSSNSKVKLFWADQNGNGVHVNISGAGVTKYAKNKENAVKLLEWLVSDKAQQMYAEMNFEYPVKKGVPLNSLLNSWGSFKQNKTNLSFAGELQGVAIRLMDKVGYK
- a CDS encoding ABC transporter ATP-binding protein; the encoded protein is MVLEVKNVKKSFGSKLVLSNLTFGLNEGEVGCLIGPSGCGKTTALRCIAGLENIDFGEIKISGKTVSSNSLNIQPKDRRIGFVFQDYAIVPHMTVKENIIFGTNKVKPGKIESICRMLEIHDIIDRYPYEISGGQQQRLAIARALFHDPELVLMDEPFSNLDVNLRTKVSSEVREIIKKYGTTALIVTHSREEAFLLADKVGVMNNGKIAQWATPYEVYHMPVSKFVATFAGEATFLQCTPLNNNTYQTPFGVIKADSTIKNPVLLIRPEDVLYQPDAPMKAIVISKEFKGAVISYKLEITSGDYLIATFPSHKNFNIGDTIAISLELKHTIILDGDL
- a CDS encoding ABC transporter permease, with protein sequence MKNTFVLLIMVSGLSFILGVSVAWIIAMYEFPLRKFVSVAFMFPLAVPAYVFAFVYTGLFDSSGLIQALYKLIFNKYVWFDGFRTPLGVAFILSLSLYPYVYIIVKNAFETQGSRIFEVSKIHGVNKRFLIFKLILPMASPWIAGSMLLVAMETMADFGAVSILGYDTFTTAIYKAWYGFFKFEHAVLLSGVLVLFAFVLLMVEKLYNKRKAFYSVERVDKPFQRKKLLGLELYGILFYLFLILFFSLIFPFTQLVLWCWSAFSVELSTDYINYIKNTLFLSFAGVFMVLFFGYFLAYYYRNHKNTISLIIVLIATAGYAIPGSVLAVGFYTPISKLFYNILDMLNLMEVSQLLTNLAGLFILILGYTVRYVSLGYNTLYGNLSRIKSGIFEQARLLDVSSSDVFKKVIFPSLKASFFSAAIMSYLDIAKEMPITLMTRPAGWDTLAVRIFGLTAEGEWERAAIPSLILVVLGILPILVMVIKPRRH